A part of Clarias gariepinus isolate MV-2021 ecotype Netherlands chromosome 14, CGAR_prim_01v2, whole genome shotgun sequence genomic DNA contains:
- the LOC128541692 gene encoding pleckstrin homology domain-containing family S member 1-like isoform X2 has protein sequence MEELCAGYLYKSPQPSLFRLQKSWKRRYFVLLKKSSTSYHLQYYKNEQIKTTEPLGVIDLSQISLMFLKPENHSMWKWVHENFRCSPSCVLFMKVDNRDFFLIGDSSPEIERWFDVLYHAMNNRPHKLLDPKESVKIREISAPANSLKTDQRVEWGLDAS, from the exons ATGGAGGAGTTATGTGCTGGTTACCTGTACAAGTCCCCCCAACCAAGCCTGTTTAGATTACAG AAATCATGGAAGCGGAGGTATTTTGTTCTTCTGAAAAAAAGTAGTACTTCATACCATCttcaatattataaaaatgaacaaataaaaacgACAGAACCACTTGGAGTCATCGATCTGTCTCA GATATCGTTGATGTTTCTGAAACCTGAGAACCACTCTATGTGGAAATGGGTCCATGAAAATTTTAGATGCTCTCCATCctgtgttctttttatgaaagtGGATAACAGAGACTTTTTTCTCATTGGGGACAGCAG tccTGAGATTGAAAGGTGGTTTGATGTCTTATATCATGCTATGAATAATCGCCCACACAAACTGCTTGATCCTAAG GAAAGTGTGAAAATCAGAGAGATAAGTGCCCCTGCAAACTCACTAAAGACAGACCAG AGGGTTGAGTGGGGACTGGATGCAAGTTAA
- the LOC128541656 gene encoding caspase-7-like isoform X2 has protein sequence MQSSVVLNDEPRRKIKDEKESSSEQHYRIIFPTFQYNMNHQRVGKCVIINNKNFNRETGMTVRNGTDRDAEELSKCFKNLGFEVVIHNDQTCDEMTEILEKVSKEDHTNNSCFACILLSHGEEGMIYGTDMAMPIKNLTSLFRGDMCKSLVGKPKLFFIQACRGSEFDDGIQTDSGRPDDCLETDANPRHKIPVEADFLFAYSTVPGYYSWRNPSQGSWFVQALCNILSEFGKQLEILQILTRVNYMVATNFESWSDDPRSSEKKQIPCVVSMLTKELYFN, from the exons ATGCAGAGTAGCGTAGTACTAAATGATGAACCCAG AAGGAAGATCAAGGATGAAAAGGAATCATCCTCTGAGCAGCACTACAGGATCATTTTTCCAACATTCCAGTATAATATGAACCACCAGCGAGTAGGAAAATGTGTCATCATTAACAATAAGAACTTTAATCGAGAGACAG GGATGACTGTACGTAATGGCACAGATCGAGATGCAGAAGAGCTGtccaaatgctttaaaaacctGGGGTTTGAAGTTGTCATCCACAATGACCAGACCTGTGACGAAATGACAGAGATACTGGAAAAGG tgtcaAAGGAGGACCACACTAACAACTCTTGCTTTGCCTGCATCCTGCTAAGCCATGGAGAGGAGGGCATGATATATGGAACAGACATGGCCATGCCCATCAAAAACCTAACCTCCCTCTTCAGAGGGGACATGTGCAAGAGCCTTGTGGGCAAACCCAAGCTCTTCTTCATCCAG GCCTGTCGAGGTTCAGAGTTTGATGATGGTATACAGACTGACTCAGGAAGACCTGATGACTGTCTAGAAACAGATGCGAACCCCAGACACAAAATCCCAGTGGAGGCAGACTTCTTGTTCGCATACTCCACTGTTCCAG GTTACTACTCATGGAGGAATCCAAGCCAGGGCTCTTGGTTCGTCCAAGCTCTTTGTAACATTCTCAGTGAATTTGGCAAGCAACTGGAAATCTTGCAGATCCTCACACGTGTCAACTACATGGTGGCAACCAACTTTGAGTCTTGGTCTGACGACCCACGCTCTAGTGAGAAGAAGCAGATTCCCTGTGTTGTCTCTATGCTGACCAAAGAGCTTTATTTTAACTGA
- the LOC128541692 gene encoding pleckstrin homology domain-containing family S member 1-like isoform X1: MEEKLCAEVMEELCAGYLYKSPQPSLFRLQKSWKRRYFVLLKKSSTSYHLQYYKNEQIKTTEPLGVIDLSQISLMFLKPENHSMWKWVHENFRCSPSCVLFMKVDNRDFFLIGDSSPEIERWFDVLYHAMNNRPHKLLDPKESVKIREISAPANSLKTDQRVEWGLDAS, from the exons ATGGAGGAGAAGTTATGTGCTGAAGTTATGGAGGAGTTATGTGCTGGTTACCTGTACAAGTCCCCCCAACCAAGCCTGTTTAGATTACAG AAATCATGGAAGCGGAGGTATTTTGTTCTTCTGAAAAAAAGTAGTACTTCATACCATCttcaatattataaaaatgaacaaataaaaacgACAGAACCACTTGGAGTCATCGATCTGTCTCA GATATCGTTGATGTTTCTGAAACCTGAGAACCACTCTATGTGGAAATGGGTCCATGAAAATTTTAGATGCTCTCCATCctgtgttctttttatgaaagtGGATAACAGAGACTTTTTTCTCATTGGGGACAGCAG tccTGAGATTGAAAGGTGGTTTGATGTCTTATATCATGCTATGAATAATCGCCCACACAAACTGCTTGATCCTAAG GAAAGTGTGAAAATCAGAGAGATAAGTGCCCCTGCAAACTCACTAAAGACAGACCAG AGGGTTGAGTGGGGACTGGATGCAAGTTAA